The Stratiformator vulcanicus genome has a segment encoding these proteins:
- the rpsD gene encoding 30S ribosomal protein S4, protein MGRYTGPKGRKNRRLGFQVFESAGAVKALDRRPVPPGPTVRRRKMSNYGTALIEKQKIRYYYGLREKQLRKYFDQARRMKGNTGENLLILCERRLDNVIRRAGFTLTRPQARQGIAHRHFQVNGTTVGTPSIVVRPGDVITVRNRSNLKGIYSEIAAADMSQRASWVTFEPGDLRAVVTQVPTFEDVSLPVDVGAVVAFLSR, encoded by the coding sequence ATGGGTCGTTACACCGGGCCGAAAGGTCGAAAGAACCGGCGCTTGGGATTCCAAGTGTTTGAGTCGGCCGGTGCCGTCAAAGCGCTGGATCGCCGACCCGTTCCGCCCGGCCCGACCGTCCGGCGGCGTAAGATGTCGAACTACGGCACCGCGCTGATCGAAAAGCAGAAGATCCGTTACTACTACGGGTTACGTGAAAAGCAACTGCGGAAGTACTTCGATCAGGCCCGCAGAATGAAGGGCAACACGGGGGAAAATCTCCTGATCCTGTGCGAACGACGTCTCGACAACGTGATCCGCCGCGCCGGCTTCACGCTGACCCGTCCGCAGGCCCGGCAGGGGATCGCTCACCGGCACTTCCAGGTCAACGGCACAACCGTCGGTACGCCGTCGATCGTCGTGCGTCCGGGGGATGTGATCACCGTTCGGAATCGATCGAACCTGAAGGGGATTTATTCCGAAATCGCCGCCGCCGATATGTCACAGCGGGCGAGCTGGGTCACATTTGAGCCGGGAGACCTGCGAGCGGTCGTGACGCAAGTCCCGACATTCGAAGATGTCAGCCTGCCGGTCGACGTCGGTGCTGTTGTCGCGTTCCTGTCGCGGTAA